The genome window AGTATATATAAGAAATGTAATAATCAGCGGAAATGACCGCACATCAGATAGAGTCATAAGACGCGATTTATACTTGACTGAAGGAAATTTATATAGCAAAATTGATCTAGTAGATTCTAAAAATGCTCTAAAAAGAAGTGGCTATTTTGAAGATGTTCAAATAGTAGAAAAGCGTATAAGTAAAGATCAAATTGATCTAGAAGTAGTAGTTAAAGAAACAGCAACTGGCAGTATAGTTGGCGGTATCGGTTATGGAAGTAGCGATGGGCTACTCTTAAACGCTGGAGTGAGTGATTCAAATATCTTTGGTAGTGGCTATAAAGGTAGCATTATGATAGATAAAAGCGATGATACTCTAAGCGGAAATATAAATTTAACCAACCCAAGAGTAAATGACTCAGCTTATAGTCTTGGCGGTGGATTATTTGCTAATGATTATAGCTGGGATGAGTATGATGAGCAAAATTATGGCGCCAATATCATAGGTGGCAGACAAATTGGTAGATATATTAATGCTTATTTAGCATATCAAATTGAGCGTAGCCAAATCAAAGGCTTGGATGAATTTTATAGAGATGCAGGCTATCAAAATGGTATAAATATCAAAAGCGCTATAACCCCAAGCATATCATTTAACAATACAGATGATTACTATGTACCACGAAGTGGAATTATCGCATCAACGAGTCTTGAGTATGCAGGTGTTGGTGGAGATATGGAATTTATAAAAAACAGAACTACATTTAATATCTATCAAGGATTACAAGATTACATAGATATGGATCTTATTTTTAGATATAAATCTGGATTTGGATATATATTTAACGATGATAGTTCTAAATTACCAATTAATGAAAAACTATTTTTAGGTGGTATTAGCTCTCTTAGAGGTTATGATAGTAGATCTGTTACACCTAAAAAGAAAATTTGTAACCCTAAAGCAAATAATGGTGGCACCATATATGGATGTGAAATTATAGAAACTGGTGGTAAGATTAGCTTTAATAATTCATTTGAGCTTAGCTTTCCTATTATAAATCGCCTTAAAATGCGTGGCGTGATATTTTATGATTACGGTATGATTGGTCATAGCGATATCAATGAGATCAAGCGATCTAGTGCTGGAGCCGGTATTGAGTGGATTACACCAATTGGCCCACTTCAACTATTCTACGCTCAAGCTCTAGATGATAAACCAGGCGATGATACTAGTAGTTTTGAATTTACAATTGGTAGAAGATTTTAGTTGAATTTGGCTTTGGCCAAATTCAATCTATTCAAATGATATAGCAAAAATTGCCGGTTTTATCAACTTTTTTATCTCATTTTTAAGCATAAAAAAATTCTTTACACCTTTTATATATAGTGTATTTGATGCAAACTCAAAGCTAATATTTGGACTAAGACTTAGTGCGCTAGCAAGACCAAGCAAGAAACTAAGCCATCTAACTATCATAATATCTGGAAGTAAATTTTCAAATTCACCAAGGCTATTTATCGATTTACCTTGATACTCAATTATAGCTGCTATTAACGCTTTTTGTTGATGAGTATAGCCGTAATTTAGAGCATTTTTAACCAAGTACCCACTATGAGCATTTTCAGAATAAAATCCAATACTTCGACCGGTATTATATAATTTTGATGCAATTATAAGCTCATCAAGATAGCCATTTATCTCATGTAATGGGTGCAAAATTTCAAATAGAGCCTTTACATATTTTGTAGTTATGCTATTATCACGCTTAGCAAATCTGTCTTGAATGCTTCTAAGACTTGGATTAAAACCTTTAGGAAAAGAAATTTTATGCTCTTGAGGCATTTTAATTAGCTCTTTTGATTTTAAATTTGAACGCAAAAGGTTGGTTAAAAATACACCTTCTCTAATTCCAACACCACTAGTATAGATCATCTTAGCCTCAAGTTTTTTAACAACCAAAGAAAAGATCATAGCTCCTTGCTTAATGGTATCGAAGCGATCCTTTTTAATAGATATAGTTTTTAAATCAAATTCCTTATCAGTAGCAATCTTATTAATTAAATTTGAATAATCACTATATTTATAAGTAAAATTATGAACTAATCTAATTGGATGATTTTGCAACTGCATAATAGCGCCAGATATCGCCCTTAAGCTACCACCTATTGCAATTATATCTTTGCTAATAAAGTGCGATGGAATATTTGCGATAATATCTTGAGTAAATTTCAATGCTCCTTCCATATCGCCTTTATCAAAAAATAGCTCCTTAAGCCTTACAGTGCCAATATTTAGCGAGATGATATCGACTATTTTACCATTTTTGATTTTTGCTAATTCAGTAGAGCCTCCGCCAATATCAATAGTAGTAGCCTCATCAAGAGGACTTAGTAAATTTAGCGCTGCAATACCGCCATAAAAGGCCTCCATATCACCGCTTATAACACGTAAATTTAATCCTAATTCTTTTTTTACGCGATTTATAAATAGATTTGAATTTGGCGCATCTCTTAATGCTGAAGTGCCAGTACATAAAACTTTACCAACCTTATAAATACTCAAAAAGTACTTAAATTCACTAAATGCATATAAAACATTATCCATAGCTTCATCTTGCAAGAATCCGCCTTTATCATATGCACCCTCACCCAATCTTACTTTTACTTTATATTCACGAAGTATGAAAAATCCAAACCTACTAGTTCGTTCAAATATCGCCATTCTAGCCGAATTTGATCCTAGATCAATGACTGCAACTCTTTTTGACATCAAATCTCTTTTATATAAATTTATCTTTTTTTGTATTTGTTATTTCTAATTGGCAATATAAATGTGGCTATTGTACCACTTCTATCTGTACGATTACGCAACTCTATATTGCCACCAAGAGCTTGTGCTGCACCTTTGGCTAAAAACAATCCAAGTCCAGCACCACTGCTATTGCCATAGCGTTTAAATGGAGCAAATAGATCTTTGCTCTCATCAATTCCTATTCCTTCATCAATCACGCGAACTATAAATTCACCATTTATAAGCGTAGAATTAATCTCTATTGTAGCTTTTTTTGGAGAAAATTTGATAGCATTTTGTACAAAGTTTTGCAATACATGTAAAAACAGAGTTGGCTGAATCATAATCTTTAGGCTATGCGGTCTTAGATTAATCTTAATATTTCTATCATCACCCTTTGCAAGTATTAAAAAATTATTACCAATTTCATTAATATATGCGATAATATCAGTCATTACAGGTTGTTCAAATTGTGCACCCTCTTGTCTGCCAATCTCCAAAATCGAACTAATCATTTTATTCATTTGATTAATTGCTTCGTTATTATTTTTTAGCGCTTCAATATACTTTTGAGAATCTCGCTCTTTAATTAAGGTAACTTCATTTTTAGTCTTCATCACTGCAAGTGGAGTTTTTAGCTCATGAGCAGCCCCTATAAAAAGCTCTTTTTGATACTGAACAAATGTCAAAATTCTACCAATTAGTCTATTTACCCCATCACCTAAAGGCTTAAATTCTACTGGCAATTCATCTGTCTCAACTTCTTGTAAAAATCTTTCATTTAGCTCCCCAAGCTTAAGACAAAATGATCGAAGTGGAGCAAGTAGCATTCTAGATAAAAATAGAGCATAAAATAAAATCAAAAATATTGCCGTAGCATTAATAATCAAAATATCAACCAAAATTTGATCTACAATTGAACTATACTCACTAGTATTTTTTGTCAAAACTAAAAGATCGTTTTTATATGGATAATATAGTGTAAGATATGTGGCGTTATCATCTTTTGTAGAGACAAATTCCGCCCTAGTTAAATTATCATCATTTGGCACAATTTTAATCAGATCAAAACTCTTACTATCTTTATATTCTAGACTTATAATCTCAGGTTTTGCAGAGATATTTTTAGCCTCAATAGTCAAACTTTGAACTATATTTTCAAATATTGTAATCTTGATATAATGATAGAGCATCACCGAAAATATAACAATTAGCATCGTAGAAGCAGATGCTAATTGCAGGGCAAATTTAGCCCTTAAGCTTTTTTGGGAAAGCAAAATCTATATCCACGACGTCTTACTGTCTCTATTGTTGAAATATTAAGTGGCTTATCCATTTTTTGTCGAATTTGATTGATAGCAACCTCTATTACATTTGGAGTTACTAGCTCTGGTTCTTCCCATATCGCATCTAAAAGCTGCTCTTTGCTTACTATTTGATCGCTATGGCGAGCTAAATGAGTTAATACCTCAAATGGTTTTCCTTTTAACTCAATCTCTATACCTTGATATGTAATCTTCTCTTCATCTGGGTCAATTGTTAAATCATCAATTTTAATTACATTAGTTCCACCAAAACGAAGTCTAGCCTCAAGTCTAGCTACTAAAATATCAAAATCAAAAGGCTTTTTGATATAATCATCAGCACCGGCTTTAAATGCTTTGATCTCACTCTCTTTATCATCTTTTGCTGAAATAATCACTACAGATGTGCGTGGAGATTTTTGTTTAATGACATTAATTAGATCAATTCCATCGCCATCTGGTAACATAAGATCACTAAGTACAAGATCATAATTACGAATACCAATGAAATATTCTGCATCATTAAAGTTTTCTGAATTATCTGTTTGATAACCAAACTCCTGCAGACCTTCAGCTATAGTTTTACCTAGCGTTGTCTCATCCTCTACTATCAAAATTCTCATTAGCTTTTCCTTAAAAATAAAAAAATTAATGCGAGATTATAGCAGAATTTAAGCCAAAATTCAAGAAAATTTAAACAATTTTTAATAATTCTTTATGATTTTTGCGCCAACTTTGGCATTTGGGATAATATTAATCTTTGAAATCTTCATATAAAACTGCTCTAAAGTAGGATATAGCTCTTTAAATTTAACACTAAAATACTCAAGCGCATCTTCTACTTTATAAAATTTTTGCTTATTAAACTCTTCTTGGGTAATTTTACAAACATCAGCATAATCTATAAACTCATAAGCTTTAAATTCCATACTGATTCTAATCTTTTGGGTTTTAACTCTTTCAAAATCTAAAAGGCCAATTATTGTATCAAATTCAAGTTCATCAACAAAAACGCTAATCAAATAACCTTGCCCTCAGACCCACTAAGCAACCGTTTAATATTTGGCATATGCTTATATACAACAATAAAAGCAATAATAAGAACTGGCGCATGAGTATTAATACCAGGCATATCATAGTGCAATATAAATGATGAAATAACCATAGCAAGAAGCGCTATAAGCGAAGCTAAACTAGAAATCTTAAGCACTTTACCGGCAATAAACCATACAATAACAGCAATAATCAACTCAAATGGTAAAAAACACGCCAAAACACCAGCTCCAGTAGCAATTCCCTTACCACCTTCAAACATCAAATATGGTGAAAAACAATGCCCTACAACAGCTAAAACTCCCATTGTCCAAAGCGTAGAAATATCAAGATCGAATATAAATCTACCAACCAAAATAGGAACTACACCTTTTAAAGCATCAAACACAACGGTTAAAATTGCAAGCTTTTTAGCTAAGGCTGGATTGCTCTCTTTAATCACTCTTAAAACATTAGTAGCGCCTATACTTTTGCTACCACTTTTTTTGATATTTACTCCACCAAAAAGCAATCCAAAAAGCAATCCAAAAGGTATTGCTGCTACTAAATAAGCTATTAAATAGGCTACTAAATTCTCATTCATACAATTACTTCCCACCAAAATATAGCAAAGCTGAACCCCAAGTAAATCCACCACCAAAAGCATCAAGCAATACCAATGAACCATTTTTAAGTCTGCCGCTTTCATAAGCATCGTTCATTGCCATAGGGATAGATGCCGAGCTAGTATTGCCGTATTTTTGTACAGTTACAACACATTGAGAATCACTAAAATTTAACCTTTGTTTTACGGCCTCTATAATTCTTAAATTTGCTTGATGCGGGATAAAAAGATCTATATTATCTGATGAAATTTGGTTTTTTTCTAAAATATTAATTACATCTTTAGTTAATGTATTTACAGCAATTTTAAAAACATCATTACCTGACATCTTCATAAAATTTAATTTATTATCAATATTTTGACTAGTTGCAGGATTTACAATTGCACATCCTGGAGTTATTAACAACTCTGCTTTACTACCATCACTTGAGGTATGAATATCAACTATAGGATTATCACTAGAAGCACTAACTACAGCTGCACCAGCACCATCTCCAAATAATACACAAATGCTACGATCACTCCAATCAGTAATAGTGCTAATCTTTTCAGCACCAATAATTAAAACATTTTTCTTAGCACCACTTTCTATCATAGATTTAGCAAGCTCTAAAAGATATATAAATCCAGTACAAGCAGCACTAATATCAAATGCAGTTACATCTTTTAGTCCAAGCTTATTAGCAATTACACATGCAGTAGATGGCATACAAAAATAATCAGGCGTAATAGTAGCACATATTACAGCATCGATCTGACTTTTATCCAAATTTGAACGCTCTAAAGCTTGTAATGCAGCCTTATATCCAAGATCGCTTGTAAATTCATCTTTGGCTATATGACGCTCTTTGATACCAGTACGCTTAGTGATCCACTCATCACTAGTATCAACCATCTTTTCTAAATCAAAATTTGTAAGAATATCTTTAGGAGCATATGCACCAATAGAAATTAGCGATGCCTTAATCATTTATCATACTTTGTAAGCTCATTTGAAATCACCTCATTTATGTTTGACTCTGAGAATTTAAGAGCTTGAAAAATTGCATTTTTAATAGCTTTTGGGCTAGATTTACCATGACTAATGATAACGCACTCTTTAACTCCAAGCAAAGGCGCTCCACCATATTCATCATAATCAATTTGATTTTTAAGCCCTTTAAAAACCCCTTTCATAAAAAAGGCACCTAAAATTGCAAGTGGTGATTTTTTAACACTTTGCTTAATAATTTTGGTAATTGCACCGGCTACACCTTCGCTGGTTTTTAATAAAATATTACCAACGAATCCATCGCAAATGATAACATCAACACTTCCATCAAAAATTTGATTGCCTTCTACATTTCCGATGAAACTATCGAGTTTTTTAAGCATATCAAATGCATCTTTTGTAATCTCATTACCTTTACAATCTTCTTCGCCATTGCTTAGCAAACCCAATCTAGGATTATCAATTTTCATAATCTCTTTAGCATAAGCATAGCCCATAATAGCAAATTCAAATAAATTCTCTGCCTTGCAATCAACATTTGCACCAACATCTAAAACAAGTGTTTTTTTATTATTTTGTGTTGTAGGCATTAAAGTAGCAATTGCAGGTCTGCTAATACCTTTAAGTCTTCCTAGACGCAAAGTTGCTAAACTCATACTAGCACCACTATGACCAGCAGATACTACAGCTTTACACTCTGCAGTACGAACTAGTTCAACAGCTTTATATATAGTACTCTCTTTGCGTTTTAACACATCAGTAGCACTCTCATCCATAGCAAACACTTCATCTGCTTGAACAAAAGTAATAAATCTAGAATACTCCTGTGGAATAAGGGATTTTAGCTTATTATTATCACCTATTAAATAGGCTTGAAACTCTCTTTGCTTTAAAGCATCAATAACTCCAGCTACAATTGGTTCAGCACCAAAATCCCCGCCCATAGCGTCAATTGCTATTTTAATCATTGTATATATTAATACTCGCCAGTTGTTCTATTTACACGGTGAGGCATTTTCCAACTACCATCTTTATCTTTAACCGGCATTGGTAATGTAACTTTATAGTGAGTTCTGCGTTTTGCAGCTCTTGTATGACTCACTCTACGCTTAGGTACTGCCATTTTACTCTCCTTCTAAAATTTTACACTTTTTACAATAAAAATAATCACTTTTAAAGGCTTCTAACTCACTGATTAAAATCTCATCAGTATCTATCTGGCCATCATAGAACTCTATAGTATTACTTAGCTCATTATCGCTATCTTTATAAACACCATCGCTTAAATTTAGATTTAACTCTTCATTTAAACTCAAAACTATATCAGCTCCACAGCTATCGCAAATATGCTCTAACTCGCCAGTTAAATTCCCATTACATTTGGCTAAATTTAGGGTAGATTTTTTAATACTACCACTAAATTTAACACCATTAATGCTACTTTCAAAATTAACAGGTGTGGCACCTAGCCTATCAAAGCGAATTTTCAATATCTAACCTTAGCAGATCTCTCTACTAGCAAAGAAAAATGCAATTTCTATCTTAGCATTTTCTAGACTATCGCTACCGTGAACTGCATTTGCATCAATACTCTCAGCAAAATCAGCTCTAATAGTGCCAGGTGCAGCCTCTTTAGGATTTGTAGCACCCATTAATTCTCTATTTTTAAGTACAGCGTTTTTACCTTCTAGAACCATTACTACTACTGGTCCGCTAGTCATAAACTCAACTAAATCATTATAAAATGGTCTTTGAGCATGTACTTCATAAAATTTCTTAGCATCTTCTACGCTTAATTGTACTTTTTTAGCTGCTGCGATTCTAAGTCCGTTGCTTTCGAATCTATCTATAATTTTGCCAATTACGCCCTTTTTAGTTGCGTCAGGTTTGATTATTGATAGCGTTTGTTCCATATCGATCTCCTATAATAAGGTTTTTTATAAAAGCGTGATTATACCAAAACTAAGCTTAAAAAAATAGTAATATTTATTTAATTATAATTAAATTAAGCTACTACAGGGTTTGTACCATCTCTTAAATTTGCACCAATATCGTCTCTGCTTGGCTGACCTTCTACTATATCACTCCACACAATACAGCCATCAGTTGGACAGGCGTTAGCACAGGCTGGTTCATCATTATGGCCTACGCATTCAACACATTTATCAGCATAAACATAATAAGTATCTTCACCAGTTGGGTTATCGCCATCATCTACAATTGCACCTACTGGACACTCATCAATACAAGAACCACAACTAATGCATATATCAGTAATTTTTACTGCCATTTTATACTCCTTAAATTAAATTTAGCCCGTAGGTTATCAAATTTAAACTTATATATAACTTAATATAAAATGATAATGATTTTTATTTTAGCTCACTAAGTATATCTAAAACAGATTTTTGTAACGCTTTATCTTTTACATCAATCTTAAAATATATCTTGGCAATTTTTAAATCACTGTTAATAATATTTACACTATCACCAAAAGATGTAATTCTCATTCTTTTACTTTCTACGCCGTTATTTGCCAACATTGTAAATACACTATAAGCTCGCTCAATTCCCAATCTATAATCAGTCTCATAATCACCAAAATCATCAGCATAACCTCTAATATCTACTGATACTGATTCTGGAATTTTATTTATTATCATAGCTACAATATTGATAAAGTTTATCACATCTGGATTATAAATTTTTGAGCTTTGATAGTCAAATTTAATACTTGCTGGCAGATCAATTGCTACTTGATTTTCAGCCTGATCTAGAGTAACCTTATATCTTTCATTATTTAAATTTACATTTGTAGGTGTTTGATTTTGGATCTGCACTGCGATACTAGGACTATCAAACTCTTTATCGCTATTTGATGGCTTACTAGTATCTTTAAGAGATCTAGTATCAGGAAAGTCAAATATCTTTATAAATTCTGTCTTAAGTGCTTCAACTTTAGCCTTATTTATCGCTGAGATTGCATATAGAGCAATAAACAATGCCAAAAGCAAAGAAAGAAAATCCGCATATGGGACAGCCCATTTCTCACCTGCTGGACACTCTTGAGCCTTTTTTTTCTTTGCCATATTACACCTTAATTAAATTGTGAATTTCGTGGTTCGTTTTTATCTAAGAAGTTAAATAATTTTGCTTCTAAACTTCTTGGATTTGCACCTTCGGCGATACCTACTAATGCCTCTAGTATCATTACTTTTTCTTTTATTATATCTTTTGAGTTACCTAGCATCTTATTACCCCATGGTGCAAAGATCGCATATGCACCCATAATCCCAGTAACTGTCGCTGTAAATGCTGATGCGATACCAGCGGCCATAGCAGCAGGATTATCAAGTAGCTGTAATGCAAGCATAAGCCCCATAACTGCTCCAACTAGTCCAAATGTAGGACAGCTCTCACCAGTTCTAATCCAATAATGAGCGCACTCGTGATAATACTCCTCAGTCGTCTCTATAGAGAGTTCTAAATGCTGCTTAACCTCATCAATTGGCTGACCATCAACTAACATACTAAGTCCAGTTTTTAAAAACTCATCTTCTATAGCTACGGCTTTTTGTTCTAATGATAGAATTCCATTTTTTCTAGCTAGTGTGCTATACTCCACTAACTCAGCAATTCTAGCACCCATATCAACGCCAGATCCCTTAAATACAAGCTTTAACTCTTGAAACGCAGCTTTGATATATTTTTTATTTGTTGCTGTCATAGATGAGAACATCGCTGTAGGAACAACGATAAGAACAGAGCTAAGGTGCAAAACATGTAAAGGGTTACCACCCTCTAAAATATCACCAACAGAGATACTAGTAATAGAAAACACCATTCCTAATATAGTAGAAAGATCCATAAAAACCCCACTTTAAAAATTATCAAATTATCGCATAAATTAACAAAAATTTAACTGAATTTAATAAAATTACTTAAGCTCGCCCCAGTTTTTTGCTACTTTATAATTTACAACCAAAGGCACATTTAGATTTACAACACTACTCATAATCTGTGCAACTTTGGCTCCAAACTCATCTACATATTTATCATTAACCTCAAAAATTAACTCATCGTGAATCTGCAATAACATCTTTTCATCATTTAAAATCTTATCTATTTTTAACATTGCAAGCTTGATAATATCAGCAGCACTACCTTGAAATTTGGTATTTACTGCTTCTCTTTCATACATAGCAAGCTGCATAGCAGAAGCAGAAGAGAAGTCAAAATATCTTCTTCTACCAAGTAAAGTCTGAACAAATCCATCACTTTTGGCTTGATCTTTTATACTTTGTATATAATCTTTTACACTACTAAATGCATCAAAATATTTAGCTATATACTCTTTTGCTGATTTTTTATCAATTCCTAAATCACTACTTAATTTATTGACACCCATTCCATAAATTAAACCAAAATTTATAGATTTTGCAATGCTACGATTATGATCGTTTAACTCACCAAATATATTAATTGCAGACTCAGAATGGATATCTTTTCCATTTTTAAAAGCTTCGACAAGTGCTTTATCACAGCTAAAATGTGCTAAAAGCCTAAGTTCAATTTGAGAATAATCTAAACTTAAAAAACTATAACCACTCTTTGCTTCAAAAATAGATCTAAAAAGCTTAGCATAATTTCCACGAGCTGGGATATTTTGCAAATTTGGATTTTTGCTTGAAAGACGGCCAGTAGCTGTACCAGTATGGATAAAACTAGTATAAACTCTGCTATTTTTATCTTTTAAAGCCAAATTTAAGATCGGCTCGCAATATGTGCTTTGGAGTTTATAAAGCTCTCTATATTCTAAAATTTTATTGATACTTGGATGGAGATCAATAAGCTCATTTAGCACACTCTCATCGGTGCT of Campylobacter vicugnae contains these proteins:
- the motB gene encoding flagellar motor protein MotB translates to MAKKKKAQECPAGEKWAVPYADFLSLLLALFIALYAISAINKAKVEALKTEFIKIFDFPDTRSLKDTSKPSNSDKEFDSPSIAVQIQNQTPTNVNLNNERYKVTLDQAENQVAIDLPASIKFDYQSSKIYNPDVINFINIVAMIINKIPESVSVDIRGYADDFGDYETDYRLGIERAYSVFTMLANNGVESKRMRITSFGDSVNIINSDLKIAKIYFKIDVKDKALQKSVLDILSELK
- a CDS encoding DUF362 domain-containing protein — protein: MAVKITDICISCGSCIDECPVGAIVDDGDNPTGEDTYYVYADKCVECVGHNDEPACANACPTDGCIVWSDIVEGQPSRDDIGANLRDGTNPVVA
- the hsrA gene encoding homeostatic response regulator transcription factor HsrA; this encodes MRILIVEDETTLGKTIAEGLQEFGYQTDNSENFNDAEYFIGIRNYDLVLSDLMLPDGDGIDLINVIKQKSPRTSVVIISAKDDKESEIKAFKAGADDYIKKPFDFDILVARLEARLRFGGTNVIKIDDLTIDPDEEKITYQGIEIELKGKPFEVLTHLARHSDQIVSKEQLLDAIWEEPELVTPNVIEVAINQIRQKMDKPLNISTIETVRRRGYRFCFPKKA
- the rpmF gene encoding 50S ribosomal protein L32; this translates as MAVPKRRVSHTRAAKRRTHYKVTLPMPVKDKDGSWKMPHRVNRTTGEY
- a CDS encoding Ppx/GppA phosphatase family protein, which encodes MSKRVAVIDLGSNSARMAIFERTSRFGFFILREYKVKVRLGEGAYDKGGFLQDEAMDNVLYAFSEFKYFLSIYKVGKVLCTGTSALRDAPNSNLFINRVKKELGLNLRVISGDMEAFYGGIAALNLLSPLDEATTIDIGGGSTELAKIKNGKIVDIISLNIGTVRLKELFFDKGDMEGALKFTQDIIANIPSHFISKDIIAIGGSLRAISGAIMQLQNHPIRLVHNFTYKYSDYSNLINKIATDKEFDLKTISIKKDRFDTIKQGAMIFSLVVKKLEAKMIYTSGVGIREGVFLTNLLRSNLKSKELIKMPQEHKISFPKGFNPSLRSIQDRFAKRDNSITTKYVKALFEILHPLHEINGYLDELIIASKLYNTGRSIGFYSENAHSGYLVKNALNYGYTHQQKALIAAIIEYQGKSINSLGEFENLLPDIMIVRWLSFLLGLASALSLSPNISFEFASNTLYIKGVKNFFMLKNEIKKLIKPAIFAISFE
- a CDS encoding beta-ketoacyl-ACP synthase III, with amino-acid sequence MIKASLISIGAYAPKDILTNFDLEKMVDTSDEWITKRTGIKERHIAKDEFTSDLGYKAALQALERSNLDKSQIDAVICATITPDYFCMPSTACVIANKLGLKDVTAFDISAACTGFIYLLELAKSMIESGAKKNVLIIGAEKISTITDWSDRSICVLFGDGAGAAVVSASSDNPIVDIHTSSDGSKAELLITPGCAIVNPATSQNIDNKLNFMKMSGNDVFKIAVNTLTKDVINILEKNQISSDNIDLFIPHQANLRIIEAVKQRLNFSDSQCVVTVQKYGNTSSASIPMAMNDAYESGRLKNGSLVLLDAFGGGFTWGSALLYFGGK
- the plsY gene encoding glycerol-3-phosphate 1-O-acyltransferase PlsY, which translates into the protein MNENLVAYLIAYLVAAIPFGLLFGLLFGGVNIKKSGSKSIGATNVLRVIKESNPALAKKLAILTVVFDALKGVVPILVGRFIFDLDISTLWTMGVLAVVGHCFSPYLMFEGGKGIATGAGVLACFLPFELIIAVIVWFIAGKVLKISSLASLIALLAMVISSFILHYDMPGINTHAPVLIIAFIVVYKHMPNIKRLLSGSEGKVI
- the bamA gene encoding outer membrane protein assembly factor BamA; this translates as MKKALLSSFITAIWLHAIEIQSVTFNGLLHLSDESATEISGLKIGGQFNDEIASKAIINLYKQGYFENIYIEENNGNIVVNLVEKPVIAKIDINGVVTNDQKSIEQIIDIKKGQMYDEFALNNTKIRIRQFYEARGYFDTVVTTDIAPINENKNSLHITLTVNRGENITIENVNLIGADALDYSDIEPVVANKSREFMGWMWGLNDGKAKIYELPGDSGKIQDEYLRRGYLDASVSAPSLNAHFDNYKADLSYYINEGEIYKTGNISINAPDFLELDTDEIIDDFKLQKGDTLNSSWMNLDAQKLENLVANKGFAYAKVYPRTNKNSDYTADIIYEVIPEEKVYIRNVIISGNDRTSDRVIRRDLYLTEGNLYSKIDLVDSKNALKRSGYFEDVQIVEKRISKDQIDLEVVVKETATGSIVGGIGYGSSDGLLLNAGVSDSNIFGSGYKGSIMIDKSDDTLSGNINLTNPRVNDSAYSLGGGLFANDYSWDEYDEQNYGANIIGGRQIGRYINAYLAYQIERSQIKGLDEFYRDAGYQNGINIKSAITPSISFNNTDDYYVPRSGIIASTSLEYAGVGGDMEFIKNRTTFNIYQGLQDYIDMDLIFRYKSGFGYIFNDDSSKLPINEKLFLGGISSLRGYDSRSVTPKKKICNPKANNGGTIYGCEIIETGGKISFNNSFELSFPIINRLKMRGVIFYDYGMIGHSDINEIKRSSAGAGIEWITPIGPLQLFYAQALDDKPGDDTSSFEFTIGRRF
- the ndk gene encoding nucleoside-diphosphate kinase, whose protein sequence is MEQTLSIIKPDATKKGVIGKIIDRFESNGLRIAAAKKVQLSVEDAKKFYEVHAQRPFYNDLVEFMTSGPVVVMVLEGKNAVLKNRELMGATNPKEAAPGTIRADFAESIDANAVHGSDSLENAKIEIAFFFASREIC
- a CDS encoding sensor histidine kinase, which codes for MLIVIFSVMLYHYIKITIFENIVQSLTIEAKNISAKPEIISLEYKDSKSFDLIKIVPNDDNLTRAEFVSTKDDNATYLTLYYPYKNDLLVLTKNTSEYSSIVDQILVDILIINATAIFLILFYALFLSRMLLAPLRSFCLKLGELNERFLQEVETDELPVEFKPLGDGVNRLIGRILTFVQYQKELFIGAAHELKTPLAVMKTKNEVTLIKERDSQKYIEALKNNNEAINQMNKMISSILEIGRQEGAQFEQPVMTDIIAYINEIGNNFLILAKGDDRNIKINLRPHSLKIMIQPTLFLHVLQNFVQNAIKFSPKKATIEINSTLINGEFIVRVIDEGIGIDESKDLFAPFKRYGNSSGAGLGLFLAKGAAQALGGNIELRNRTDRSGTIATFILPIRNNKYKKR
- the plsX gene encoding phosphate acyltransferase PlsX; the protein is MIKIAIDAMGGDFGAEPIVAGVIDALKQREFQAYLIGDNNKLKSLIPQEYSRFITFVQADEVFAMDESATDVLKRKESTIYKAVELVRTAECKAVVSAGHSGASMSLATLRLGRLKGISRPAIATLMPTTQNNKKTLVLDVGANVDCKAENLFEFAIMGYAYAKEIMKIDNPRLGLLSNGEEDCKGNEITKDAFDMLKKLDSFIGNVEGNQIFDGSVDVIICDGFVGNILLKTSEGVAGAITKIIKQSVKKSPLAILGAFFMKGVFKGLKNQIDYDEYGGAPLLGVKECVIISHGKSSPKAIKNAIFQALKFSESNINEVISNELTKYDK
- a CDS encoding dihydroneopterin aldolase, producing the protein MISVFVDELEFDTIIGLLDFERVKTQKIRISMEFKAYEFIDYADVCKITQEEFNKQKFYKVEDALEYFSVKFKELYPTLEQFYMKISKINIIPNAKVGAKIIKNY